Proteins encoded in a region of the Cryptosporangium minutisporangium genome:
- a CDS encoding glutamate-5-semialdehyde dehydrogenase, with product MTTEQEVRAVAARSKEAAAELAPLSRAEKDAALFAMADALVAAAPTVLSANERDLAAGREAGLAPGMLDRLALSEERIEGMAQGLRDVAALPDPVGEVIRGYTLPNGLEVRQIRVPLGVVGIIYEARPNVTVDAAGLCLKSGNAALLRGSASAYHSNTALVGVLSEAAAKAGLPADAVQLVPGVDRESVTHLMRARGLVDVIIPRGGAGLIKNVVENSIVPVIETGVGNCHVYVDAAADLEMATSITLNSKVQRPSVCNAAETLLVHSAVASTFLPSVAAALHAEGVTLHADATVLELLGAGPLTVPATDSDWETEYNSLDLAVRVVDSVDDAVAHIRRWGSGHTEAIVSSDTRAVRRFSSRLDSAAVMVNASTRFTDGGEFGFGAEIGISTQKLHARGPMGLPEMTSTTYLVTGDGHVR from the coding sequence ATGACGACCGAGCAGGAGGTCCGCGCCGTCGCGGCCCGGTCCAAGGAGGCCGCCGCCGAGCTCGCGCCGCTCTCCCGGGCGGAGAAGGACGCCGCGCTGTTCGCGATGGCCGACGCGCTGGTCGCCGCCGCTCCCACGGTGCTCTCGGCGAACGAGCGGGACCTCGCCGCTGGACGGGAAGCCGGGCTGGCGCCCGGGATGCTGGACCGGCTGGCGCTCTCCGAGGAGCGCATCGAGGGCATGGCCCAGGGGTTGCGCGACGTCGCAGCGCTGCCGGACCCGGTGGGTGAGGTGATCCGCGGGTACACGCTCCCGAACGGCCTGGAGGTCCGGCAGATCCGGGTGCCGCTCGGCGTCGTCGGCATCATCTACGAGGCCCGCCCGAACGTCACGGTGGACGCCGCGGGGCTGTGCCTGAAGAGCGGCAACGCGGCGCTGCTGCGGGGGTCGGCCTCGGCGTACCACTCGAACACGGCGCTGGTCGGAGTGCTCTCGGAGGCCGCAGCGAAGGCCGGCCTGCCGGCGGACGCCGTTCAATTGGTGCCGGGCGTCGATCGGGAGTCGGTGACGCACCTGATGCGGGCGCGCGGACTGGTCGACGTGATCATTCCGCGCGGGGGCGCCGGGCTGATCAAGAACGTCGTGGAGAACTCGATCGTGCCGGTGATCGAGACCGGGGTCGGCAACTGCCACGTCTACGTCGACGCGGCGGCCGACCTGGAGATGGCCACGTCGATCACTCTGAACTCCAAGGTCCAGCGGCCGAGCGTCTGCAACGCGGCCGAGACGCTGTTGGTGCACTCCGCTGTGGCATCGACGTTCCTGCCTTCGGTGGCGGCCGCCCTGCACGCCGAGGGCGTGACGCTGCACGCGGACGCTACGGTCCTGGAGTTGCTGGGCGCCGGTCCTTTGACCGTGCCCGCGACCGATTCCGACTGGGAGACCGAGTACAACTCGCTCGACCTGGCTGTACGGGTGGTCGACTCGGTGGACGACGCGGTCGCGCACATCCGCCGGTGGGGGAGTGGGCACACCGAGGCGATCGTCTCGTCCGACACCCGGGCGGTCCGGCGGTTCAGTTCGCGGCTGGACAGCGCGGCGGTGATGGTGAACGCGTCGACCCGGTTCACCGACGGCGGGGAGTTCGGGTTCGGTGCCGAGATCGGGATCTCGACGCAGAAGCTGCACGCGCGGGGGCCGATGGGGCTGCCGGAGATGACCAGCACCACGTACCTGGTGACCGGCGACGGTCACGTGCGCTGA
- the nadD gene encoding nicotinate-nucleotide adenylyltransferase — translation MSERRAPARRIGVMGGTFDPVHHGHLVAASEVGTLFGLDEVVFVPTGNPWQKDDSSVSAAEDRYLMTVIATASNPRFSVSRVDVDRPGPTYTIDTLRDLRRLWGPEVELFFITGADALSAILSWKDVDELFDLAHFIGVTRPGYTLTDAHLPQDAVTLVDVPAMAISSSGCRDRVRSGLPVWYLVPDGVVQYIEKRRLYRT, via the coding sequence ATGAGTGAACGGCGTGCGCCGGCCCGGCGGATCGGAGTGATGGGCGGCACGTTCGACCCCGTCCACCACGGTCACCTGGTCGCGGCTAGCGAAGTCGGAACCCTTTTCGGGCTGGACGAGGTGGTGTTCGTCCCGACCGGCAACCCCTGGCAGAAGGACGACTCCTCGGTCAGCGCCGCCGAGGACCGGTACCTGATGACCGTCATCGCGACGGCGTCGAACCCGCGGTTCTCGGTCAGTCGCGTCGACGTCGACCGCCCGGGCCCGACGTACACGATCGATACGCTCCGTGACCTCCGACGGCTCTGGGGCCCCGAGGTGGAGCTGTTTTTCATCACCGGCGCGGATGCCCTGTCGGCGATCCTTTCCTGGAAAGACGTCGACGAGCTGTTCGACCTGGCGCACTTCATCGGGGTGACCCGGCCGGGCTACACGCTGACCGACGCGCATCTGCCGCAGGACGCGGTCACGCTGGTCGACGTCCCGGCGATGGCGATCTCGTCGAGCGGCTGCCGCGACCGGGTGCGGTCCGGTCTGCCGGTCTGGTACCTCGTTCCGGATGGCGTCGTCCAATACATTGAGAAACGACGCCTGTACCGAACGTGA
- the rsfS gene encoding ribosome silencing factor gives MAVSARANELALAAAQAASDKLATDIVVLDVSEQLVITDAFVIASAPNERQVSAIVDSVEERLLGLGAKPVRREGEREGRWVLLDFIDIVVHVQHAEERSFYALERLWKDCPVIPFVDAALAAGSDTGSPQ, from the coding sequence GTGGCCGTCTCTGCCCGCGCGAACGAGTTGGCGCTCGCCGCCGCCCAAGCCGCCTCCGACAAGCTCGCCACCGACATCGTCGTTCTCGACGTCAGCGAGCAACTCGTCATCACCGACGCATTCGTCATCGCGTCGGCCCCGAACGAGCGTCAAGTGTCGGCGATCGTCGACTCGGTGGAGGAGCGGCTGCTCGGACTGGGAGCCAAGCCGGTGCGCCGGGAGGGCGAGCGTGAGGGGCGCTGGGTCCTGCTCGACTTCATCGACATCGTGGTGCACGTGCAGCACGCCGAGGAGCGTTCGTTCTACGCCCTGGAGCGGCTCTGGAAGGACTGTCCGGTGATCCCTTTCGTGGACGCCGCGCTGGCAGCGGGCAGCGACACCGGTTCCCCGCAGTGA